One genomic region from Fictibacillus marinisediminis encodes:
- a CDS encoding DUF4097 family beta strand repeat-containing protein, translating to MEERKMILNMLNEGKISAEEAEKLLLAVNHKKAFALPSGTLTKKPKDTKKDPSKGFKMGKFFNRVVKRIRTVDFDLNFGPHEDVHYIFEDRHVMFEAIDIEIYNGSITIVPWDRNDVQIECEAEVYKIPEGTAAKTKFRNETFYDCDATRLRFYARNKHQKVNAVISVPRKNYQEVKLVTFNGGIKIGDCEGRLMALKTTIGSLLVNNCSGDKLKAEASNGSITLKESQWKELIAETMNGPVRLNGQVDDIRIETINGSIYYRLDTPATGYASLKTVTGKIEAELPESLEVEASLKTYVGGLVSDFDGMEVLEQKKEVTKKFLRFIANKGNEPAYRMEAEAKTGSIAILKVK from the coding sequence ATGGAAGAGCGAAAAATGATTTTAAACATGCTTAATGAAGGCAAGATTTCAGCAGAGGAAGCTGAAAAGCTATTGCTTGCTGTTAACCATAAAAAAGCGTTTGCGCTGCCATCCGGGACTTTGACTAAAAAACCAAAGGATACAAAAAAGGATCCTTCTAAAGGCTTTAAAATGGGCAAATTCTTCAACAGGGTCGTTAAGCGGATCAGGACGGTTGATTTTGATCTGAATTTTGGCCCGCATGAGGACGTTCACTACATTTTTGAAGACCGGCATGTCATGTTTGAGGCCATAGATATCGAGATTTATAATGGATCTATTACGATTGTTCCATGGGACAGGAATGACGTCCAGATTGAATGTGAGGCGGAAGTTTACAAGATTCCGGAAGGGACAGCAGCAAAAACAAAGTTTCGCAACGAAACGTTTTATGATTGTGATGCGACTCGTCTTCGCTTTTATGCAAGAAATAAACATCAGAAAGTGAATGCGGTCATCTCGGTACCGAGGAAAAACTATCAGGAGGTAAAGCTCGTCACGTTCAACGGCGGAATTAAGATCGGTGATTGTGAAGGCCGGCTGATGGCCTTAAAGACCACGATTGGCTCACTTTTAGTCAATAATTGCAGTGGAGATAAGCTGAAGGCCGAGGCGTCAAACGGCAGCATCACCTTAAAGGAAAGCCAATGGAAAGAGCTGATCGCCGAGACGATGAACGGTCCCGTGCGGCTGAACGGGCAAGTGGATGACATTCGAATCGAGACGATCAACGGCTCCATTTATTATCGTTTGGACACTCCGGCGACAGGGTATGCATCATTAAAAACTGTCACGGGTAAAATAGAAGCAGAATTACCTGAATCACTGGAAGTAGAGGCTAGTTTAAAGACCTATGTTGGCGGTCTTGTCAGTGATTTTGACGGAATGGAAGTCTTGGAGCAAAAAAAGGAAGTAACCAAGAAGTTTCTTCGTTTTATTGCTAATAAAGGAAACGAACCGGCTTACCGTATGGAAGCGGAAGCCAAAACAGGATCCATTGCCATCCTCAAGGTTAAATAA
- a CDS encoding PspC domain-containing protein — protein sequence MKRLVRSSDRKLAGVCGGIADYFAIDPVIVRLIVIVALIATAVAPVVIGYLIAIFIIPEESEVH from the coding sequence ATGAAAAGACTTGTTCGTTCTAGTGACCGGAAATTAGCTGGTGTCTGCGGCGGCATTGCGGACTATTTCGCCATTGACCCTGTAATTGTTCGTCTAATCGTCATTGTTGCCCTTATCGCCACAGCTGTAGCACCTGTTGTTATCGGATATTTGATTGCCATATTTATCATTCCTGAAGAAAGTGAAGTGCACTAA
- a CDS encoding phage holin family protein, producing the protein MFNWLISLLVNTVVLMVVAGYYPPFHLEGVGAAFLASIILSIFNLFIKPILILLTLPVTVLSFGLFLIVINAILLMLTAKVMGDQFNIDGFGAAFLAAIIISVLNLLIQNFIIEPMQKKKRSR; encoded by the coding sequence ATGTTTAACTGGTTAATCTCTTTACTTGTGAACACTGTAGTTCTTATGGTGGTTGCAGGCTATTATCCGCCTTTTCACCTGGAAGGGGTCGGTGCTGCTTTTTTAGCCAGCATCATCCTTTCCATTTTCAACTTATTCATCAAGCCCATACTGATCCTGCTGACGCTTCCCGTCACCGTATTGTCTTTCGGTCTGTTTCTTATCGTGATCAACGCCATTCTGCTTATGCTGACAGCGAAAGTCATGGGAGATCAGTTTAATATTGACGGATTTGGCGCCGCCTTTTTGGCAGCAATCATTATCTCAGTATTAAACCTGTTGATTCAAAATTTTATAATTGAACCTATGCAAAAAAAGAAGCGTTCCAGATAG